One window of the Tachypleus tridentatus isolate NWPU-2018 chromosome 10, ASM421037v1, whole genome shotgun sequence genome contains the following:
- the LOC143229637 gene encoding uncharacterized protein LOC143229637, with the protein MSKELETFTTLKAIVRRRRFTREVNSDPVFNLQNNDSVLNPNETIPDVMQTHSSDVFLVRKRSQSITLSMDERIREAGSILKRISREFEDSYQVEYVEIREEISITQTSTEGQQLGRQELVTDDDHFPS; encoded by the exons ATGTCAAAAGAATTGGAAACGTTTACTACGTTGAAGGCCATCGTTCGCCGAAGAAGATTCACCCGCGAAGTCAACA GTGATCCGGTGTTTAACCTGCAAAATAATGACAGTGTTCTGAACCCTAATGAAACGATCCCAGATGTGATGCAAACCCACTCTTCAGATGTTTTCCTGGTGCGCAAGCGGTCACAGTCAATAACTCTTTCGATGGACGAACGTATACGGGAAGCAGGATCTATTTTAAAGAGAATTAGTAGAGAATTTGAAGACTCCTATCAG GTCGAATATGTAGAGATAAGAGAAGAAATCTCTATAACACAAACATCAACTGAAGGACAACAACTTGGGCGTCAAGAGTTAGTTACTGATGATGACCACTTTCCTTCTTAG